In Centropristis striata isolate RG_2023a ecotype Rhode Island chromosome 5, C.striata_1.0, whole genome shotgun sequence, a single genomic region encodes these proteins:
- the LOC131971891 gene encoding specifically androgen-regulated gene protein, translated as MPKSDTWPGGVAMESLSNLDSAGSCDSVISMNSGYSEDSMEHLSAEERACLMYLEETIEALEVQEDSGLSNDEPDPGLQADKMGPMRVNDISSFKPESGIDHKSQPGSRALPVEDKAEHHILSLISEPQSSLQTELNLTTQPNPPVTESVDDCKIHPSATPLCVSTDEAGHLMIVPSASLSPDQSSGPSEMDVSLIPPPSDFMDEPGPPPQPEKVKVLPPSAGISNNKPGTIDLEQLRQRASAERTSLSSSVPQEPPNKPSELSLPAVSSGPPMSPFPEGAEPRSPPAVAPKPKKLPSNIILKSHKPTVAGSDGNAGHSMSPTSDRLLMDPQRVRMEALRKLGLLPAEADSGPALSPKHSPKTRRSWAAPPSPISPAAPHTPPLTPSYTRVNSPPHVPLQSPPAVSLSAPAVRPAEVLPAPPAFSDPVQPLLSDNELSDAGDEHMTPPLTPPALVNHLTPPKVRGVKSATLERSGLGLSSYMASQDHNEGGQIGEKSPGQIRNSRARPASLGSGKEFSSARGEGSHMSPATRKEPDLRRSLPAFQHSSDSQKLPRSQGISVLICPRAENGENRREALKKLGLLRD; from the exons ATGCCGAAGAGTGACACGTGGCCAGGCGGTGTTGCCATGGAATCCTTAAGCAATTTGGACAGTGCCGGGAGCTGCGACAGTGTAATCAGCATGAACTCTGGCTAT AGTGAAGACAGTATGGAGCACTTATCTGCAGAAGAGAGGGCGTGTCTCATGTATTTGGAAGAAACCATTGAAGCTCTGGAGGTGCAGGAGGACAGCGGCTTATCCAACGATGAACCAGATCCTGGATTACAGGCTGACAAAATGGGTCCGATGAGAGTAAATG ACATTTCCAGTTTCAAGCCTGAGTCCGGGATAGACCACAAATCACAGCCTGGATCCAGAGCGTTACCCGTTGAAGACAAAGCCGAGCATCACATACTCAGTCTGATCTCAGAACCACAGTCCTCTCTCCAAACAGAATTGAACCTCACGACTCAACCTAATCCTCCAGTCACTGAATCGGTCGATGATTGCAAAATCCACCCATCAGCTACTCCGTTGTGTGTATCCACAGATGAAGCTGGTCACCTTATGATTGTCCCAAGTGCCAGTCTTAGCCCCGATCAGTCCTCTGGGCCATCTGAGATGGATGTAAGTTTGATCCCTCCTCCCTCAGACTTCATGGATGAGCCCGGCCCTCCTCCACAGCCAGAGAAGGTAAAAGTCCTTCCTCCATCTGCAGGAATATCCAATAACAAACCAGGAACCATTGACTTGGAGCAGCTACGCCAGAGAGCCTCTGCAGAGAGAACTTCATTAAGCTCCTCTGTGCCCCAGGAGCCTCCAAACAAGCCCTCAGAACTGAGTCTGCCAGCCGTCAGCTCTGGTCCCCCTATGAGTCCATTTCCTGAAGGTGCTGAGCCCAGAAGTCCACCTGCTGTGGCCCCTAAGCCCAAGAAGCTTCCTTCCAACATTATTCTGAAGTCACACAAGCCAACAGTGGCTGGCTCTGATGGCAACGCGGGACATTCAATGTCCCCAACCAGTGACAGGCTGTTGATGGACCCTCAGAGGGTCCGCATGGAGGCCCTGCGAAAGCTTGGCCTGCTGCCTGCTGAGGCAGATTCAGGCCCCGCCTTAAGTCCAAAACATTCTCCCAAAACTAGAAGATCATGGGCAGCTCCTCCCTCTCCAATCAGCCCAGCAGCTCCACATACACCACCCCTGACACCATCTTACACGCGAGTCAACAGTCCACCTCATGTTCCTCTCCAGTCTCCTCCAGCTGTGTCTCTATCAGCTCCTGCAGTCCGGCCAGCTGAAGTTCTCCCAGCACCTCCTGCCTTCAGTGACCCTGTTCAACCTCTGCTGTCAGATAATGAACTTTCTGACGCAGGAGATGAACACATGACACCTCCTCTAACCCCACCCGCCCTGGTCAACCATCTAACCCCACCCAAGGTCAGAGGTGTCAAATCCGCCACCCTGGAGCGCTCTGGTCTCGGTCTAAGCAGCTACATGGCGAGTCAAGACCACAATGAGGGCGGTCAGATCGGTGAGAAGAGTCCCGGCCAGATACGTAACAGTCGGGCACGTCCGGCCTCTCTGGGGAGCGGGAAAGAGTTTTCAAGCGCTCGGGGAGAGGGTTCACATATGAGCCCTGCCACCAGGAAAGAGCCGGACTTACGGAGGTCCCTGCCTGCCTTTCAGCACTCCTCGGACTCTCAGAAGCTGCCGCGATCACAAGGCATCAGTGTACTGATCTGCCCACGTGCTGAAAACGGAGAAAACCGCCGTGAGGCTCTGAAGAAGCTGGGACTGCTCCGGGACTGA